The following are encoded in a window of Maylandia zebra isolate NMK-2024a linkage group LG5, Mzebra_GT3a, whole genome shotgun sequence genomic DNA:
- the cishb gene encoding cytokine inducible SH2-containing protein b: protein MVFPDLRCAVKSAMVVQAVTIFHHEEQRKSSCSDPAPSSWDPADDLRCITTTFQYLQTSGWYWGPISASKAREALLTKSEGTFLVRDSSHPQYMLALSVKTRCGPTSVRIEYSKGCFWLDSVSPGLPQLQSFPDVLSLIQHYTSSGHAAQDQTSSDIHPQMEPDPSQHAAKDRGVPLKLKHPLHKLEVFPSLQHLTRLTINRHTNCPNQLPLPKPLLFYLQDYPFSI, encoded by the exons ATGGTTTTTCCTGATTTGAG GTGTGCTGTCAAGTCAGCAATGGTTGTACAGGCGGTGACCATTTTCCATCATGAGGAACAAAGAAAGTCATCCTGCTCGGATCCTGCCCCTTCATCCTGGGACCCAGCAGATGACCTCCGCTGCATCACCACCACCTTCCAGTATCTGCAGACTTCTG GTTGGTACTGGGGTCCCATCTCAGCAAGTAAAGCTCGGGAAGCTCTCCTCACAAAGTCTGAAGGCACATTCCTGGTGCGGGACAGCAGCCATCCACAGTACATGCTGGCTCTGTCAGTGAAGACTCGCTGTGGACCTACCAGCGTGCGTATAGAGTACAGCAAGGGCTGTTtctggctggactctgtctcccCTGGCCTGCCTCAGCTGCAGTCCTTCCCAGATGTTCTCAGCCTTATACAGCACTACACCAGCTCAGGCCACGCAGCACAGGACCAGACATCTAGTGACATTCACCCCCAAATGGAACCTGACCCTTCCCAGCACGCAGCTAAAGACAGAGGAGTACCCCTGAAGCTGAAGCACCCGCTTCACAAACTGGAGGTTTTCCCTTCTTTGCAGCACCTGACACGCCTCACCATCAACAGGCACACTAACTGCCCCAACCAGCTGCCCCTCCCAAAGCCTCTGCTCTTCTACTTGCAGGACTATCCTTTCTCTATATAA
- the twf2b gene encoding twinfilin-2b — translation MSHQTGIIATSELKDFLARARGGAIRILKIIIRNEELVLHSYKEPARSWDKDYDQFLLPLLTPLEPCYILYRLDSKNAQGYEWIFIAWSPDQSPVRQKMVYAATRATLKKEFGGGHIKDEVFGTVEEDVCFQGYLRHRSSCSSPAPLTAAEQELQRIKITEVTMEFGLDKRAQTLQGLAFPLQEEAKRALQQLKHKRINYIQLRLDVDRETIELVHTKPTEIHELPYRIPTDSPRYHFFIFKHSHQGQQEEALVFIYSMPGYTCSIKERMLYSSCKNRLLDEVERDYQLEVTKKMEIDSGDGLTEDFLYEEVHPMEHTLKQAFVKPRGPGGKRGNKRLIKGAGENGEEN, via the exons ATGTCTCACCAAACTGGAATTATTG CAACATCTGAGCTGAAAGATTTTTTGGCCCGAGCGAGGGGAGGTGCCATCAGAATCCTGAAGATTATTATCAGAAACG AGGAATTGGTGCTACATTCATACAAAGAGCCAGCCCGGAGCTGGGACAAGGATTATGACCAGTTCCTGCTTCCTTTGCTCACGCCTCTAGAGCCTTGCTACATCCTCTACCGCCTGGACTCCAAGAACGCGCAGGGTTATGAGTGGATCTTCATCGCATGGTCACCTGACCAATCACCA GTGAGGCAGAAGATGGTGTATGCAGCGACTCGTGCCACACTGAAGAAAGAGTTTGGAGGAGGTCACATCAAAGACGAAGTATTTGGGACGGTGGAG GAAGACGTGTGTTTCCAGGGATACCTTCGCCACAGgtcctcctgctcctccccaGCTCCTCTCACAGCAGCTGAGCAGGAGTTACAACGAATTAAAATCACAGAG GTAACAATGGAGTTTGGCTTGGACAAACGGGCACAGACTCTTCAGGGTCTTGCGTTTCCTTTACAAGAAGAGGCCAAACGAGCTCTGCAGCAACTCAAGCATAAACGCATCAACTATATCCAGCTG AGGCTGGATGTAGACAGAGAGACCATCGAGCTGGTTCACACTAAACCTACAGAAATCCACGAACTTCCCTACAGGATTCCCACAGATTCACCTAGATACCACTTTTTCATCTTCAAACATTCCCATCAGGGCCAGCAGGAGGAAGCTCTGG TGTTTATATACTCGATGCCTGGGTACACCTGTAGCATCAAGGAGCGGATGTTATACTCCAGCTGTAAGAACAGGCTACTGGACGAGGTGGAGAGAGACTACCAGCTGGAAGTCACTAAAAAG ATGGAGATAGACAGTGGTGATGGTCTGACAGAAGACTTCCTGTATGAGGAGGTGCACCCCATGGAGCACACTTTAAAGCAGGCATTTGTCAAGCCCCGTGGCCCGGGAGGGAAAAGGGGCAACAAACGCCTCATCAAGGGTGCTGGAGAAAACGGGGAAGAAAATTAG